The Deltaproteobacteria bacterium genome includes a window with the following:
- the tatA gene encoding twin-arginine translocase TatA/TatE family subunit, translated as MFGMGVGELLVGFVVVLLVFGPGRLPEMMGDLGKAMRQFQNGLREPPEIDVPPAKPTPPAEAKCE; from the coding sequence ATGTTCGGCATGGGCGTGGGCGAACTGCTCGTCGGTTTCGTGGTCGTGTTGCTGGTCTTCGGCCCGGGCCGTCTGCCCGAGATGATGGGCGATCTCGGGAAGGCCATGCGGCAGTTCCAGAACGGGTTGCGCGAACCGCCGGAGATTGATGTGCCGCCCGCGAAACCCACGCCTCCGGCGGAAGCGAAGTGCGAGTGA